TAAAGTGTCAAACCTTTTATGCAAATTTATTTCAGCTATTTAGGGGGCTAGTACACCATTGGCTCAAGCATTGATGAATAAAAGGATTGGAGACATATGTGAAGTAGAATATTCTGGAGAATTGTTTAAAATTATTGATATTTTAGATGATTAAATTTTTGTAATATTTCTTAATAGTCCATTTTAAATTCAAAACTATATAAAACCCCATTTATCTTCAAGATACGTTTCATTTGAAATAAAAAAACCACTGAAATCAGTGGTTTTAGGTGGAGGTCTCTTCCGACTTTCACAACATTTTTCTGCTTTGCCCTGTTATCAATGCTTTTAGCGTGTTATAAAATATGCCTGGTCGAACGTTGGTCGAACAGGATTACTATTTTTCTTTATCCTTTTCTTTTAAAAATTCTTTCCAGTATTGTTCTGACTCAACTATAAGTTTCGAGAATAATTCATATATTTTTTTATCTTTAATATTGGCAATAGTTTCATGACTATATTGCATACGATACAGCCAAGAATAAAAAATTTCTCTAAAATCACCTTCTACTTTTTTATTTTTAAAAACTTTATTATTAATTAATGCTTCCCAGATATTTTTTGCAAATTCCAAAAATTCTTTTTGTGAAATAAATAAATCTGTTTTATTTATGTCTACTAATATTTCAAGTTCCCTGATACGTTTCGTTAATTGGTCAATTTCTACTACGTTTCTTAATTCATGAGGAAATGAAAGCCTTTTCAATTCTTTAACCATATCAATAGTTTTGCTTTTTGATTCAGATAAAAAATATGAAATATCAACATCTAAGACTTCTGCAATTTTCATTAGTGTATCTACTCTCATGCTATTATTAGCTAACATATTTATTAGCCCGCCTCGACTAACTTTAATAGATTGAGCTAATTTTTCCATCGACATTTTCCGCTCAACTAATACTTTTTTTATTTGTAACTCGATGTAATTCTGCATAATAAAAATAATATTAACAAAAAGTTAATAAAAATATGTAATAAATATATTACAATATGTAAACATTGTTATACATTTGTGAATATTTTACAACAAATATAAATAAAATATTACATAATTTAAAATTTATAATATGGATATAATCTTAACAACTCCAGATCAACTTAAATCAATTATCAAAACTACAATAGTAGAAATTGATTTTGAAAAGAATAAAGGGAATAATATTTCTTTATTTACAATTAACCAAGTAGCCAAAAGACTAGGAAAAGCGCATGCTTCTATAAAAAAACTTGTGCAAGCAGGTATCATAAAAACCACCAAGGACGGGCTAATTACTGAGCAAGCAATTAATGATTATTTACAAAATAAATAAAATTAGAAATTAAAATTTAAAGCAATGAAAACACAAAAAGAAAATACTAAATATAAAATTTATGAAATACTTCAAGATTTAGAAAAATTGGGATGGGAATACAATGTATTTAAAAAAAGTAAGCGAATTGTGTCTGCAAGATTTGATAAAATAAAACGTAAATATTAATAAAATTAAAAATTATGAAAAAAAAGAAGAAAGTGATGAAGCAATGCCTTCAGATAATGCAAAGAGCTTTAATCCTTCAGAAAAAATACGAAAAGCTAAAAGCAAAAGGAATAATAAAAAGTATTCCTGAATTTGAAGAGTTTCCTATGGCATAAAAGTCTAAAGCATTGAATACAGGTCAAAAAAAATCCGGTGAGCCAACACCGGAAAATTAATTAATATTTTTTATAAACTTAAAAAAATCATTTATGACAACAGATGACAAAATTACAAAATTCTTTACTGATCTACAAGTAGAATTACAAAAAGAAGTTGATTGTAATGATGAAGAATTTACAATCATTGATTATTTTAGATGTCAATGTGATCACATTGATAGAGTTTGTACACATGGTGTACTATATGCAAATGAATTATGTCAGGAAACAGATAGAGAAAATCTTTTAAGTGCATTCCATTTCCTTTCTCGTTTTCGCAGAACTATTACTAAAACTATTGAACTTAATAAAATTAAAATTTAATAGAAGCCCCTTTAATGGGGCTTCTTATCATTATAGAAATCATAAAAATATGGCAAAGCGAAATGATAGAGTGGAAAGTAAAAGAAATTTTATTAATAGGACGTGTAAAATGAAAAAAGAAATAATAAAAACATACTGTGAACAAAGGCTTTCAGATTATAACATTTCAAAGGAAGCAAATAAATTCAGAATTATTCACAGGGATTATCCGCCCAGAGATATTAAATTTTTTGATAGCGATGCAGATGATAATATAGTTATTACTTATCTCACGCCTACAGGATCGATATGCGAATATCCTAAAGGAAAAAAACTTATACAGTTTACACGGACCCGACTGAAAGCAGGAATTAACGGAAATAAATATTCACAGCCGGCAAACAGTGGGACTTTTCCTTTTATGACTCCGGGAGTAGTAAACAAATGCAGCAATAAAACTAAAATTAAAACACTTTATATTATTGAAGGCGAATTTAAAGCTTTTGTAGCTTCAAATTATTTAGATATTGATATTATTGGTATCGGAGGTATTCATAACTATAAGGATAAATCTAAAAACGAACTGGACGAATACATTCAGGTAATAATAAGAAATTGTCAGGTTGAAAACATAGTATTAATATTTGATGCTGATTGTAAAAAGATTGAGTATTCCGAAAACAAAGACTTACATCAGCGTCTACATTCATTTGCTAAAAGTATTTTGAACTTTAAAGAATTATGTACACCACTTGAAATTACTCTTTATTTTTCTCATATCCGTAGCGAATTTGAAGGAACCGCAAAAGGACTTGATGACCTGATCATTTTAAAAAAAGATAATTGTAAAGAAATTAAAAATGAGTTGCTCCAATTCACAAGCGGAAAAAATAAAAAATACTTTGATTTCATAGAGCTTTCATCAATAGCAGCAAATAAGATATATGAATATTTTTATATTGATAAACCTGAAAATTTCTATGAACAGTATAAAGATATTATACAGAACAAAGAATTTACATATCGTAACAAAAAATATTATTATAATGGAGAAAAGCTTGTTGTTTCATGGCATGGAGAAGCAGCAAACTACATGAGGGTAGGAACAACTTATTATAAACGAATTTTAGAAAAAAACGCACACAATGAATTGACTGAGCGAATTGATGTATGGTCGATTGGAGAAATACAGAGGGATTATAATAATGACAGGGAGTTTGTGAAACAAATTAAAAAATATGATACGTTTACTAATATCCCTGACAACACAAGCGAATATAAAAGAGTTCACACAGTTGAACATGACGGAATAAAATCCGATTTATATAATAGATATTATCCGGTTACCTGGATTCCTGAACAGGGAAAATGGAAAACAATAGAAATGTTTTTAAAACATATTTTTAATTGTAATAACCTGAAGGGTGAAAATCTATATGAGTTTGGGCTTGACTATTTGCAACTTCTTTTTTATTATCCTAAAAAACGTTTGCCTGTTTTGTGTTTTGTATCAAAGCAACGTAATACAGGAAAATCAACTTTCTTACGTTTCCTTAGATTAATTTTTGGTGAAAATATTGCAATACTTGACAACGACAGGTTTTCAAGTAAATTCACAGCTCACTTTATTGATAAGCTTATAATTGCTATTGATGAAACATTTATTGAAGCTGAGAAAAAAATAATCCAGGAACGAATTAAAAGATTATCTACAGAGCCAAACCAATGGCTTGAAGCAAAAGGACAAAACCCTGTTCAAATCAATACGTTTTCAAAATTAATTTTCTGTTCAAATAATGAAAAAAACTTCATGAGTATTGATGAAGAAGAAAACAGGTATGCAATTATAAGAGTAAATACTTTGAATGAAGATATACCGGATATACTTGAAAAAATGAAACCTGAGATACCAGGATTTTTGCATTTTTTAAAAAATAGAAAATTAAAATATGAAACAAACAAAACCCGAATGAGTTTTGATTTTTCTGTTTTTGAAACAGAATTTGGCACACAGGTTAAAGAAGCCAGTAAAAGCCGACTTGAAAAGGAAATCAAAGAATTTATTTCTGAAATTTTTATGTTACACGATGAAGAAACAACACAATTGACTTTATCCGATATACATGAAGGTATAAATAAAAATGTTCAATTTAAATATGCAAAAACACTGGTAAAGGAATGTCTTAATGATAATTTTAATTTAAAAGCTTCGACTGATCCAAAGCGTTATAAAAAATATCATAATGATTTTAATGAATCATTAACCGAAAGCGGTAAAATTGAATGTTCAAATACCGAGAAAGTAGGAAAGGTTTATACATTTAATAGAGAAAATTTTAAATAAAAT
This sequence is a window from Bacteroidales bacterium. Protein-coding genes within it:
- a CDS encoding helix-turn-helix transcriptional regulator, whose translation is MQNYIELQIKKVLVERKMSMEKLAQSIKVSRGGLINMLANNSMRVDTLMKIAEVLDVDISYFLSESKSKTIDMVKELKRLSFPHELRNVVEIDQLTKRIRELEILVDINKTDLFISQKEFLEFAKNIWEALINNKVFKNKKVEGDFREIFYSWLYRMQYSHETIANIKDKKIYELFSKLIVESEQYWKEFLKEKDKEK
- a CDS encoding DUF5906 domain-containing protein yields the protein MKKEIIKTYCEQRLSDYNISKEANKFRIIHRDYPPRDIKFFDSDADDNIVITYLTPTGSICEYPKGKKLIQFTRTRLKAGINGNKYSQPANSGTFPFMTPGVVNKCSNKTKIKTLYIIEGEFKAFVASNYLDIDIIGIGGIHNYKDKSKNELDEYIQVIIRNCQVENIVLIFDADCKKIEYSENKDLHQRLHSFAKSILNFKELCTPLEITLYFSHIRSEFEGTAKGLDDLIILKKDNCKEIKNELLQFTSGKNKKYFDFIELSSIAANKIYEYFYIDKPENFYEQYKDIIQNKEFTYRNKKYYYNGEKLVVSWHGEAANYMRVGTTYYKRILEKNAHNELTERIDVWSIGEIQRDYNNDREFVKQIKKYDTFTNIPDNTSEYKRVHTVEHDGIKSDLYNRYYPVTWIPEQGKWKTIEMFLKHIFNCNNLKGENLYEFGLDYLQLLFYYPKKRLPVLCFVSKQRNTGKSTFLRFLRLIFGENIAILDNDRFSSKFTAHFIDKLIIAIDETFIEAEKKIIQERIKRLSTEPNQWLEAKGQNPVQINTFSKLIFCSNNEKNFMSIDEEENRYAIIRVNTLNEDIPDILEKMKPEIPGFLHFLKNRKLKYETNKTRMSFDFSVFETEFGTQVKEASKSRLEKEIKEFISEIFMLHDEETTQLTLSDIHEGINKNVQFKYAKTLVKECLNDNFNLKASTDPKRYKKYHNDFNESLTESGKIECSNTEKVGKVYTFNRENFK